taaattttttcttttaactattttaaatataatatatttatacctcagactataaagtttaaaattattagtgattaatttaatattatacctttattggaaataaattaatgtatatagaactatttctattatttgaatttaatactttagcataaaatgatactatatataacCGGAAATTAAAAGgattgtatacatatatttataatgtaattatttattaatatgcatatttttattgattattaaaaatgttagattcataaaataccttttatagataacgttgtattgtcgattctcgatcgatattccatgtatttatattttacgaatatctattattacagttcagttggataacatgatataaataaaaataaatattatataaataataaattttactaaataaaaccTTCatgaaataaagaaacatattgtgTTATGCATAATTCCATATAGCTCTGGGTTATCAAGacttatataataggtaaTTGGGATATTCcataatattatttcatatatattcaacatctatattaatatgtacaatatagacattttattttaatcatattaaatcggtatgaacactcaattgtatatattatactttatggaaaaaattttatgtggctcttttcatattaatggtaGTATCCCTTTGGGGGGTGCACATTTATAATTCATCTCGAGATTGAACATACGTgatggtacatatattaaattagtattcaaattattcaaaattaaatataatatgatacTTAACTATAACCCCAATGTGGGTTCCATAATACAACCCTGACCCActacataaaaactatataaaaattatgcaaaaattgtgaccaaaaattacttccaaATAGACACtttcttaacatatataaatcattattactttCCTGAAATATTCactctcttcgaatcatatattaatgatttattctcttctttatattttttattttttctcttaatttttgtttttgaactcttttccgaaatccaaataacgaatactaatataaaatgttaagaagcgtacggttgtttgttaatgtttgcatatatataatatatttttttaattccttattatttaccttataagaaattcctaaaaaaaatcctattgcaccaaatatcgataaaactataaataagTTCTTTgatatcgacgaacttgatgatgcaACTTCAGAAGTGTGTGCAGAATTGTCTGTTATTTCTATCGATGGAAAGGACGAactatttttacatttcttttttaaattaccataatcagttgataaaTTAGATAATATTTGTCTATATAAactattatcattattactagAATCTCCATAAAGTTCTTTATAATTGTTAACAAATTGTTTAGcgtttgatatatatttcgTGCAATCTGGATTGTTTTCatccaaataaaaatacatattacataaacttttaaataaatcataaagtttagatattttttcattagaAATATCCAtgaattctttttttttatctataagatccttataatttttatactcTTTAACATCAGc
The Plasmodium yoelii strain 17X genome assembly, chromosome: 4 genome window above contains:
- a CDS encoding PIR protein is translated as MNKKVCEKFENVWGKFPDKLTSDNKYQFKTENFLDGYCDSYSCDTDAEKINGGCLYLFNQIFGTSQLFKSVANSNINIVEYIMIWLSYMLNLKEQTGNDTNLQYFYSTTIDNDRYKNSIADVKEYKNYKDLIDKKKEFMDISNEKISKLYDLFKSLCNMYFYLDENNPDCTKYISNAKQFVNNYKELYGDSSNNDNSLYRQILSNLSTDYGNLKKKCKNSSSFPSIEITDNSAHTSEVASSSSSISKNLFIVLSIFGAIGFFLGISYKYSLFGFRKRVQKQKLREKIKNIKKRINH